One window of the Corticium candelabrum chromosome 7, ooCorCand1.1, whole genome shotgun sequence genome contains the following:
- the LOC134182140 gene encoding 2-phosphoxylose phosphatase 1-like, giving the protein MLRAVGRVLVLVAVILSGGLLTGMMWLPVEKTPERTRLFLYEKPPRTSRFAWPVWSSVQDDLQSFNNTHKQTQEVRESDVTIEKLGKVFETRCNSLYASFKGQLISTEEGYLPDKFSGYELALVQVLTRHGDRAPLKGIPLADLSSFQCPDDKHYFADADTAMKTSNKCSRGRLTWNGCRQHETLGQHLKSIYHLDTKSIRSRTMVVSTDYQRTIQSAKCLIGGLLGHQNYRPIWKLPGTMFQMEKTGYLPNCPSIDVLWQETQKRTEFLHAKQKWYNIKTKLKQFFSQINRRLRSNQGPIEFYEGLICNYCQLNSSERSRMVTPCIKGHCLPPSLGEEIIKTADIYTKLHNQEKSAILQIQPFISQVVTKFRKWIEGARRDRVVVYSGHDTTLAALLTALHAFDGHRPPYASRIVFELWKRPQVKNDFIVRTLYNGQVINSDIISECMNFQQFEKNLLTGTLRSKESHAKGCLYGSIELQ; this is encoded by the exons ATGCTGCGAGCTGTCGGACGCGTTCTCGTTTTGGTGGCCGTAATACTGAGTGGAGGCTTGCTAACAG GTATGATGTGGTTGCCTGTAGAGAAAACTCCGGAAAGAACAAGACTTTTTCTCTACGAAAAACCTCCGCGGACATCAAGATTTGCATGGCCCGTGTGGTCGTCTGTTCAAGATGACCTCCAGAGTTTCAATAATAcccacaagcaaacacagGAAGTTCGAGAAAGTGACGTGACGATAGAGAAGCTAGGGAAAGTATTCGAAACACGCTGCAATAGCCTATATGCGTCCTTCAAAGGTCAACTCATTTCCACCGAGGAAGGTTATCTTCCTGACAAGTTCAGTGGTTATGAACTTGCTCTTGTTCAAGTCTTGACTAGACATGGAGACAGAGCTCCGCTCAAAGGCATTCCTCTAGCTGATCTATCTTCATTTCAATGTCCTGACGATAAGCACTATTTCGCTGATGCAGATACGGCCATGAAGACGTCCAATAAATGTTCAAGAGGGAGGTTGACTTGGAACGGCTGCAGACAGCATGAAACCCTAGGTCAGCATCTCAAATCAATTTACCATCTTGACACAAAAAGCATACGGTCACGTACTATGGTTGTGAGTACTGATTATCAGAGAACCATCCAGAGTGCTAAGTGTTTGATTGGAGGACTGCTTGGTCACCAGAACTATCGACCAATTTGGAAGCTGCCTGGGACAATGTTTCAAATGGAAAAGACTGGCTACTTACCTAATTGTCCTTCTATTGATGTGCTCTGGCAAGAAACACAAAAGAGAACAGAATTTCTCCATGCCAAACAGAAATGGTATAATATTAAAACAAAATTGAAACAATTCTTTTCTCAGATAAACAGGCGTCTACGAAGCAATCAAGGTCCAATCGAATTCTACGAAGGGCTAATCTGTAACTATTGTCAGCTCAATAGTAGTGAAAGATCAAGAATGGTAACTCCTTGTATCAAGGGTCATTGCTTGCCGCCATCTCTAGGAGAAGAAATAATCAAGACAGCTGACATATATACGAAACTTCACAATCAGGAGAAG TCTGCTATTCTACAAATTCAGCCCTTCATATCACAAGTCGTGACCAAGTTCAGAAAGTGGATAGAAGGAGCTCGACGTGACCGAGTTGTTGTCTACTCTGGACATGACACGACTTTGGCTGCACTTCTGACTGCCCTGCATGCATTCGATGGTCATCGACCTCCATATGCATCCAGAATTGTATTTGAGTTGTGGAAGCGACCACAAGTCAAGAACGACTTCATTGTACGAACACTGTACAACGGTCAAGTGATTAACTCAGACATTATTAGTGAATGCATGAACTTTCAGCAGTTTGAAAAGAATCTACTAACAGGTACTTTGAGAAGCAAGGAGTCTCATGCTAAAGGTTGTCTTTATGGCAGCATTGAGCTACAATAA